One genomic segment of Sanyastnella coralliicola includes these proteins:
- a CDS encoding phage tail tape measure protein, with protein sequence MASKTLATLALAITANKSEFESALQSMDRNMVNLEKRANKLGKQLTVGVTAPLTLLGATAFNVFKDFEEEMAKVQAVSGATGAEFQALQENAMSLGSSTRFTASEVAQLQVEFAKLGFSAKDITNVTEATLQLAQATGSDLARAAEVAGSTLSAFELDSRETSRVTDVMAASFSSSALDMESFAEAMKIVAPVANAAGIPIEEVTAQLGTLANAGIKGSAAGTSLRRIINELGSEAGGVSGSIEEMAAQGITLADAQAKVGRNAQSALVVLANGVEPTRELTKQFEAASGSAAEMAAIMDDTAQGSIKRTESAIEGMQLKLGKALAPAIIATVEQVGALATSFSELSPQTQNTVLVLGGVAAAAGPALVAFSKITKAVRTLNLTMRANPAGLFVAALAVVTLAVTTYTSSLDSAAKAQHTLNQATKQAQVEAAKEGAEVQRLSEVAQDLNISLDKRKAALERLQSIAPEYFGNLDIEKSKINELKAATDLYQESILKAAQAKVYQNSLEQQIGLMENIRIQFEAWGHDIEDVRDRLNDPEAFTGGISNKMVRMVSDFEAAELAAAGFAQKITDIETSGDSVQSTADKVASLKDELKGTLLAQRKLSEGSDQYQELASHADSLRVQLDNLTKKEEEVQTNLGNQKDKVDQLRDSWEGLNGSMTSAYEILTTSPSVNPNLYDPQFATIEDEEFNDPEEEAQINADLAQHLEDKQAQIDAEQAFQEELMKTAAIAEQYGTAVGSSIAQIVTGQKTAAEAMRGIAKQIISQVIQIAKANVIANATSPTNGANLASGGLATPALIVAGLSMLEGFVTAFAEGGMVTGPTLALLGDNPSGKEMIIPFEKMGKFASMMGGGASTHVHGEFEIDGTKLRAVLQNQDDIDQIST encoded by the coding sequence ATGGCAAGTAAGACACTAGCGACATTAGCCCTAGCCATTACGGCGAACAAGTCTGAGTTTGAGTCGGCTCTTCAGTCCATGGACCGTAATATGGTCAACCTGGAGAAGAGAGCGAACAAACTCGGAAAGCAACTTACGGTTGGTGTGACTGCGCCTCTAACCTTGCTGGGCGCCACTGCATTCAATGTCTTCAAGGATTTTGAAGAAGAGATGGCGAAAGTTCAAGCCGTTTCAGGAGCCACCGGCGCAGAATTTCAAGCGCTTCAGGAAAATGCAATGTCTCTAGGAAGCAGTACTCGCTTCACAGCTTCTGAAGTTGCTCAGCTTCAAGTAGAGTTTGCGAAGCTCGGCTTCTCTGCTAAAGATATCACCAATGTAACGGAAGCAACACTCCAGTTGGCACAGGCTACAGGTAGTGATCTCGCTAGAGCGGCAGAAGTTGCGGGTAGTACTTTAAGTGCCTTCGAGTTAGACTCAAGAGAGACCTCAAGAGTGACCGACGTCATGGCGGCTTCATTCTCTTCTTCTGCTCTGGACATGGAATCGTTCGCAGAAGCCATGAAAATTGTCGCTCCGGTTGCAAACGCCGCAGGTATTCCCATCGAAGAGGTAACCGCTCAATTGGGCACACTTGCCAATGCAGGTATCAAAGGTTCAGCAGCAGGGACATCTCTTCGTAGAATAATCAACGAACTAGGAAGTGAAGCAGGGGGTGTAAGCGGGTCCATAGAAGAAATGGCCGCCCAAGGTATTACGCTCGCTGACGCCCAAGCAAAAGTGGGGCGAAATGCCCAAAGTGCCTTGGTTGTCCTTGCTAATGGCGTAGAGCCGACAAGAGAACTCACTAAGCAATTTGAAGCAGCTTCGGGTAGCGCGGCTGAGATGGCCGCGATCATGGATGATACTGCTCAGGGATCTATTAAGCGAACAGAGTCTGCTATCGAGGGGATGCAGCTCAAGCTAGGGAAAGCGCTGGCACCTGCAATCATTGCAACCGTTGAACAGGTTGGGGCCCTAGCAACCTCATTTAGCGAGTTATCACCCCAAACACAAAACACCGTGCTCGTTCTAGGAGGAGTGGCCGCAGCGGCTGGTCCGGCCTTAGTTGCTTTCTCGAAAATCACCAAGGCGGTTCGAACACTCAACCTAACGATGAGGGCAAACCCCGCAGGTTTATTTGTTGCTGCCCTTGCCGTTGTGACCCTTGCCGTCACAACTTACACTTCGTCGCTAGACTCAGCAGCTAAAGCTCAACACACCCTGAACCAGGCCACGAAACAAGCCCAAGTGGAGGCCGCTAAAGAAGGCGCGGAAGTCCAAAGACTATCGGAGGTCGCGCAAGACCTCAATATCAGCCTAGACAAAAGAAAGGCTGCACTAGAAAGGCTTCAATCAATTGCGCCGGAGTATTTTGGGAACCTTGACATTGAGAAGTCAAAAATCAATGAACTCAAAGCTGCGACGGACCTTTACCAAGAATCTATACTGAAGGCAGCCCAAGCAAAAGTCTACCAGAACTCTCTTGAACAGCAAATTGGGCTAATGGAGAACATTCGTATCCAGTTTGAGGCGTGGGGACATGACATTGAGGATGTTCGTGATCGACTGAATGATCCGGAGGCTTTTACAGGAGGGATTTCGAATAAAATGGTTCGAATGGTGAGCGATTTTGAAGCCGCCGAACTGGCTGCTGCAGGATTCGCTCAAAAGATCACAGACATTGAAACGTCTGGAGACTCGGTGCAATCGACCGCAGACAAAGTTGCTTCACTCAAAGATGAGTTGAAAGGAACTCTTCTCGCACAACGAAAACTGTCAGAGGGCAGCGACCAATACCAGGAACTAGCATCTCACGCAGATAGCCTTCGTGTTCAGCTCGATAACTTAACAAAGAAGGAAGAAGAGGTACAGACTAATCTAGGTAATCAGAAGGACAAGGTTGACCAATTGAGAGACTCATGGGAAGGGCTCAACGGGTCAATGACTTCTGCATATGAGATTCTAACCACCTCCCCTTCAGTCAATCCGAATTTGTATGATCCACAGTTCGCAACAATTGAAGATGAGGAGTTCAACGACCCGGAAGAAGAGGCTCAAATCAATGCAGACTTGGCGCAGCACCTAGAGGACAAGCAAGCTCAGATTGATGCCGAACAAGCTTTTCAGGAAGAGTTAATGAAAACTGCCGCAATCGCTGAACAATATGGAACCGCAGTTGGGTCATCCATCGCTCAAATCGTAACAGGTCAAAAGACTGCCGCAGAAGCCATGCGAGGAATCGCTAAGCAAATCATTTCTCAGGTTATTCAGATTGCAAAGGCGAACGTAATCGCGAACGCCACCTCCCCAACGAACGGAGCAAACCTAGCCTCTGGAGGTCTCGCCACCCCTGCGCTAATCGTGGCCGGTCTCTCAATGCTTGAAGGCTTCGTTACAGCATTCGCAGAGGGTGGTATGGTAACCGGGCCAACGCTCGCGCTTCTAGGTGACAACCCTTCAGGAAAAGAGATGATTATTCCATTCGAAAAGATGGGCAAGTTCGCCTCAATGATGGGCGGCGGTGCTTCAACTCACGTTCATGGTGAGTTCGAAATCGACGGCACAAAGCTTCGAGCCGTACTACAGAATCAAGACGACATCGATCAAATCTCAACCTGA
- a CDS encoding phage tail tube protein, whose protein sequence is MPSTGAIEGNDLELYIGGTLVGCSRDASISLSRAFIDATCKDNDGAEQVLPGQTSWNASGSAIYAMDATLGGDEMIDNLQNGTLVTVRMTTGVTGDTYLEGSAYVENLNFTSNYNDVVTYDFSLKGTGTLTKGTEA, encoded by the coding sequence ATGCCGTCTACAGGAGCAATTGAGGGTAATGACCTCGAACTGTACATCGGAGGAACCCTTGTCGGGTGTTCACGTGACGCATCGATCTCATTGAGTCGAGCGTTCATTGATGCCACTTGTAAGGATAACGATGGTGCAGAACAAGTACTACCAGGACAAACGTCTTGGAACGCAAGTGGCTCAGCCATTTATGCGATGGATGCAACTCTCGGTGGAGATGAAATGATTGACAACCTCCAGAACGGAACACTCGTGACCGTACGAATGACCACTGGAGTAACTGGCGACACCTACCTCGAAGGTTCAGCCTACGTTGAGAATCTCAACTTCACTTCGAACTACAACGATGTCGTGACTTACGACTTCTCATTGAAAGGAACAGGAACCCTTACTAAGGGAACCGAAGCATAA
- the gp17 gene encoding tail completion protein gp17, which produces MKVVVINILLASTAVTDLVGTRIYPSTQPEENTTFPAIIVSQRGLDPEPTKDKSSVLDVYDIELTILGETSVDVTAITEACRSALVRYTGEVSGKKVQTIEFINEIDDFRDDLPIWGMTQLYEVKIHTEGNGPNFPPGISDPVTILAPDGSTAALINPGSSFQQAYINLRLLPSGTQHSQIAPPTDGQADTVDIPSVRVVLSNDDLLAEADAGDEVDVPDARVLNHRSEAVGDMVPGTINTLSAGLIKKSDGSAIIHSVAPGDDINLLATKVLDSEGATVATLHPVEGEETYTCPPSLTQSGVLYNSCHDFQKTSYHTGDEGWYNQNGDGVTIPAIPEKIMMIDKSQAEPFDFVTPNNVFDNNARFVHTDGTAAARLVVPADSMVLDCLTGWRWWVVRQSSMTLADAIAFAEASSLGGITSWRIPTKAMIQQLWNHERSYQDEPPGFGNLSLANIWTATTYELGSTSAYSTFTGGNFRMAVTSKTSTRNFIMCAPWHAQS; this is translated from the coding sequence ATGAAGGTGGTTGTAATCAACATATTACTTGCCAGCACTGCGGTGACTGATCTAGTTGGTACTCGTATCTACCCAAGCACACAGCCTGAGGAGAACACTACCTTCCCGGCAATTATCGTCTCACAGAGAGGACTAGACCCAGAGCCTACGAAGGATAAATCCTCCGTCCTAGACGTATATGACATTGAGCTCACTATCCTAGGTGAAACATCGGTTGATGTTACCGCTATTACAGAGGCATGTAGATCAGCTCTGGTTCGCTACACTGGTGAGGTGAGCGGAAAGAAGGTGCAGACGATCGAGTTCATTAACGAAATCGACGACTTCAGGGACGATCTTCCTATATGGGGAATGACCCAGCTGTACGAGGTGAAGATTCATACCGAAGGAAACGGTCCAAACTTCCCACCTGGTATTAGTGACCCCGTGACTATTCTAGCGCCAGACGGCTCAACAGCCGCTTTGATCAACCCTGGAAGCTCATTCCAGCAAGCATACATAAACCTGAGGCTACTCCCTAGCGGAACCCAACACTCTCAAATCGCACCTCCTACAGACGGTCAAGCAGATACGGTTGACATTCCGTCAGTGCGCGTCGTGTTGAGTAATGATGACTTACTGGCTGAAGCAGACGCAGGAGACGAGGTGGATGTGCCGGATGCACGAGTACTAAATCACAGAAGTGAGGCGGTTGGTGACATGGTTCCAGGAACCATCAATACACTAAGCGCCGGATTGATCAAAAAAAGCGACGGCTCCGCAATCATTCATTCAGTAGCTCCAGGAGATGACATCAACCTTCTAGCAACAAAGGTTCTTGATTCTGAAGGCGCGACAGTTGCAACCCTGCATCCAGTTGAAGGAGAGGAAACATATACTTGCCCTCCTTCACTCACTCAGTCTGGTGTTCTCTACAACTCTTGTCACGACTTCCAGAAAACAAGCTACCACACTGGAGACGAAGGATGGTACAATCAAAACGGAGATGGTGTGACTATTCCGGCTATTCCTGAAAAGATAATGATGATCGATAAGTCACAGGCCGAGCCTTTTGACTTCGTGACTCCCAATAATGTCTTTGACAACAACGCACGTTTCGTGCACACTGACGGAACTGCGGCAGCTCGTTTAGTAGTTCCTGCAGACAGCATGGTGTTGGATTGTTTAACCGGATGGAGGTGGTGGGTTGTTCGACAGTCTTCAATGACACTAGCGGACGCCATTGCTTTCGCGGAGGCATCTTCTCTTGGCGGAATAACATCATGGCGTATTCCTACCAAAGCAATGATTCAACAGCTATGGAACCACGAACGCTCATACCAAGACGAGCCACCTGGTTTCGGGAATCTATCACTGGCTAACATCTGGACAGCAACCACCTACGAGCTCGGCTCCACTTCAGCGTATTCAACATTCACCGGAGGGAACTTCCGCATGGCCGTGACCTCAAAGACATCAACAAGAAATTTCATCATGTGTGCTCCATGGCACGCACAATCATAA
- a CDS encoding HK97-gp10 family putative phage morphogenesis protein yields the protein MPGAQAIDMKLEGAEQIQKLLQELPPALKKSVLISAQKKAAKPVVQQMIRNLDSSTKSRSGNLKKSIGTKTLKDRGRETTSTITGPRVGGRFKGYHAHLIEHGTSAGERTSKKGYFTFKGKGGKTIRVRMIDHPGTKARPFAKPAIESKKEEVVQAFSFEIGAALNRVMKRTIKKAKR from the coding sequence ATGCCAGGAGCACAGGCGATTGATATGAAACTTGAAGGTGCTGAGCAGATCCAAAAGCTGCTTCAGGAACTTCCCCCTGCGCTCAAAAAATCTGTACTCATCTCAGCGCAAAAGAAGGCGGCAAAGCCAGTTGTGCAACAGATGATTCGAAACCTAGACTCAAGCACTAAATCCCGTTCTGGGAACTTAAAGAAGTCTATTGGCACAAAGACATTAAAGGACCGAGGAAGAGAGACAACCTCTACCATCACCGGTCCGCGAGTGGGTGGCAGATTCAAAGGCTACCACGCCCACTTAATCGAGCATGGAACATCTGCTGGTGAAAGAACCTCGAAGAAGGGCTACTTCACTTTCAAAGGCAAGGGCGGGAAGACTATTCGTGTCCGAATGATCGACCACCCAGGTACAAAGGCACGCCCATTCGCAAAACCGGCGATTGAATCGAAGAAAGAAGAAGTGGTCCAAGCCTTTTCATTTGAGATCGGCGCTGCCCTTAACAGGGTTATGAAGCGCACCATCAAAAAGGCGAAACGATGA
- a CDS encoding phage head closure protein, which produces MNIGELDKRVTLRSFTTTTNAENFPDRTYSDVATVWARLVPLRGMESQENEKKTVTRKRVFEIRYRTDVDEKMVLVYNNKEHQVIYVEEIGRKDRLRIETELKL; this is translated from the coding sequence ATGAATATCGGAGAACTAGATAAACGCGTCACCCTCCGTTCGTTCACCACCACAACGAACGCGGAGAATTTTCCAGACAGGACCTACAGCGATGTGGCGACAGTATGGGCAAGGCTTGTTCCTCTTCGAGGAATGGAGTCGCAGGAAAACGAAAAGAAGACAGTAACACGAAAGCGGGTATTTGAAATCAGATACCGAACTGACGTAGATGAGAAGATGGTCTTGGTCTACAACAACAAAGAGCACCAAGTCATCTACGTGGAAGAGATAGGTAGAAAAGACCGACTAAGGATTGAGACGGAATTGAAGTTATGA
- a CDS encoding head-tail connector protein, translating to MVKRLGNITYTDLIPLSKVYDQIKQDAGSEDALLTSLLDAACRYLEDEYGFIMAEIACRVMLDTWPSGKYRFEVAPLGSVTSVTYIDGDGANQTLSSSDYSVNSDEYPGVIHFTNCPDLKNQLGAVTINFDAGFASSELPVPIVQAVLMMVATMYELRQNEVTARTISKVETSTHMLLSPYKVSVFR from the coding sequence GTGGTTAAGCGTTTAGGAAATATCACCTACACGGATCTGATTCCATTATCTAAGGTCTACGATCAGATTAAGCAGGATGCGGGAAGCGAAGATGCGCTTCTCACATCACTGCTCGATGCTGCGTGCAGATATCTAGAAGATGAATACGGGTTCATCATGGCGGAGATTGCCTGTCGCGTTATGCTGGACACATGGCCTTCTGGCAAGTATCGATTTGAGGTTGCCCCTCTTGGTTCTGTGACGTCTGTGACTTACATCGATGGAGATGGTGCTAATCAGACACTCTCATCTAGTGACTATTCAGTCAATAGTGACGAGTATCCTGGTGTTATCCACTTCACCAACTGTCCAGATCTAAAGAACCAGCTCGGAGCGGTTACAATCAACTTCGACGCCGGGTTTGCATCAAGCGAACTTCCAGTACCCATCGTTCAGGCGGTATTGATGATGGTAGCAACCATGTATGAGCTTCGTCAGAACGAGGTGACAGCCAGAACTATTTCGAAGGTTGAGACCAGCACCCACATGCTACTCAGCCCTTACAAAGTCTCTGTATTCAGATGA